One stretch of Cryptosporidium parvum Iowa II chromosome 3, whole genome shotgun sequence DNA includes these proteins:
- a CDS encoding possible nucleotide kinase related to CMP and AMP kinases, whose product MLGKGRKPNILIIGTPGTGKTSLSKKLEKKLEGYKRIELSKAIKKHRLYSEWDDKMGASIFDENLVRRYLKNQLDKYNSKNVGIILDFHSVNFIKRKWFDIVFCLNSETHVLFDRLEKRGYSQDKIKENVECEIFKVIRFDATEIFDEEQIIDLQSNNICEQRSNIKFILNKISSIENS is encoded by the coding sequence atgcTAGGTAAAGGTAGAAAGCCTAACATACTAATTATTGGCACCCCTGGTACAGGGAAAACTTCATTAAGTAAAAAACTAGAGAAAAAACTGGAAGGCTACAAAAGAATTGAACTTTCAAAAGCTATTAAAAAACATAGGCTCTACAGTGAATGGGATGATAAAATGGGAGCAAGCATTTTCGACGAGAATCTAGTTAGAAGATATCtaaaaaatcaattggataaatataattctaAGAATGTTGGCATAATACTCGATTTCCATTCAGTAAATTTCATCAAGAGAAAGTGGTTCGACATTGTTTTTTGCTTAAACTCAGAAACCCATGTTTTGTTTGATAGGCTTGAGAAAAGAGGTTACAGCCaagataaaattaaagagaaTGTTGAGTGCGAAATTTTCAAGGTTATTAGATTTGACGCTACAGAGATATTCGATGAGGaacaaataattgatttacaaagtaataatatctgTGAGCAGAGgtcaaatataaaatttatattgaataaaatatctAGCATTGAAAATAGTTAA
- a CDS encoding SOH1 family protein, with protein sequence MLSEGESELLIEDENPIARFSLELEFVQCLSNPDYLQWLSKEGYFEDESFVNYLKYLLYWCEFPYVKYISYPHCIKMLRLLQIEDFRKNLSKEEVIQIIREQQTYQWIYSDIKKEHLKL encoded by the coding sequence ATGTTAAGCGAAGGGGAAAGTGAGTTATTAATAGAAGACGAAAACCCTATTGCTAGATTCTCTTTGGAATTAGAGTTTGTGCAATGTCTTTCAAACCCAGACTATCTTCAATGGTTATCAAAGGAGGGatattttgaagatgagTCATTCGTCAATTacttaaaatatttattgtattGGTGTGAATTCCCATATGTGAAGTATATATCTTATCCCCATTGTATTAAAATGCTGAGACTGCTTCAGATCGAAGATTTCAGAAAAAACTTGTCGAAGGAAGaagtaattcaaattattcgCGAACAACAAACATATCAATGGATTTACTCTGACATAAAAAAAGAACATTTAAAGTTATAG
- a CDS encoding phenylalanyl-tRNA synthetase, with protein SCDQTMEVEPVTILEKLESLNCSLSSISISEELKCEHERVIGVIKSLESRNIIKTQFISDNMLSLTDEGKDYLLNGSPEYRLIKIILEKSDHKIKQDEAMTFLGGSIFKIGLSKCLQKKLIKLNKELGLIEIPADSNMDLLNTDELGKNLLIVGVNGVKESQLTKQDLQIIAELKKRKLAISQKISYFMINKGEDFTVKLKPMITDLTQEMIMNSSWENNEFKPYNFNAKGKRLPRGNIHPLTRTSRKFKRILSQMGFEEMPTNRWVESSFWNFDALFQPQKHPARDSHDTFFLETPSTFRNEMELSNDHIDKVKKVHEIGGYGSIGLSYNWSIEEASKNLLRTHTTAVSVRMLYKLAQMYLYNENGLSFDNFQRKAYFSIDRVFRNESIDATHLAEFHQVEGLIVDKNLTLADLIGTLKTFYEKIGISDLKFKPAFNPYTEPSMEIFGYHTTLKKWIEVGNSGLFRPEMLRPLGFPSDIVVIAWGLSLERPTMISYNIPNIRDLFSFKAKIFS; from the coding sequence TCGTGTGATCAAACCATGGAAGTGGAACCTGTAacaatattagaaaagCTTGAGTCGCTTAATTGTTCTTTAAGCAGTATTAGCATTTCAGAAGAACTCAAATGTGAGCATGAAAGAGTAATAGGAGTAATTAAAAGTTTGGAGTCCcgtaatattattaaaacaCAATTTATTTCGGACAATATGTTATCTCTTACAGATGAGGGAAAAGACTATTTGTTGAATGGATCACCAGAATACAGgcttattaaaattattttggaaAAGTCTGATCataaaattaaacaagACGAGGCAATGACATTTCTGGGAGGCtccatatttaaaatagGGCTTTCAAAATGTCTTCAGAAAAAGCTgatcaaattaaataaagaattggGACTAATAGAGATTCCTGCTGATTCCAACAtggatttattaaataccGATGAGTTAGGGAAAAATCTTCTTATTGTGGGGGTAAATGGTGTTAAAGAGAGTCAACTAACTAAACAAgatttacaaataatagcagaattaaaaaagagaaaactTGCAATCTCACAGAAAATATCTTACTTCATGATTAATAAGGGGGAGGACTTTACTGTGAAGCTTAAACCTATGATTACTGATTTAACCCAAGAAATGATTATGAACTCAAGTTGGGAAAACAACGAGTTTAAACCCTATAATTTCAATGCAAAAGGAAAAAGACTGCCAAGAGGAAATATTCATCCTCTTACTCGCACTTCAAGAAAGTTTAAGAGAATTTTATCTCAAATGGGATTTGAAGAGATGCCTACTAATCGCTGGGTTGAAAGTTCATTCTGGAATTTTGATGCTCTTTTCCAACCTCAAAAACATCCTGCAAGAGATTCTCATGATACTTTCTTCTTAGAAACTCCAAGTACTTTCAGAAATGAAATGGAGTTGTCGAACGATCACATtgataaagttaaaaaagtACATGAGATTGGCGGATATGGATCAATTGGTTTATCTTACAATTGGAGTATTGAAGAAGCCTCTAAAAATCTTCTTAGAACTCACACAACAGCAGTTTCCGTAAGAATGCTTTATAAACTTGCTCAAATGTATTTATATAACGAGAACGGACTatcttttgataatttCCAGAGAAAGGCTTACTTCTCAATTGACCGTGTTTTCAGAAATGAATCAATCGATGCTACCCATCTTGCTGAGTTTCATCAGGTTGAGGGATTAATTGTCGACAAGAATCTTACACTTGCAGATCTAATCGGAACTTTAAAGACTTTCTACGAAAAGATTGGTATTTCCGATCTTAAATTTAAACCTGCATTTAACCCTTATACTGAGCCTTCTATGGAAATCTTTGGATACCACACTACCCTAAAAAAGTGGATCGAAGTTGGAAATTCCGGCTTATTTAGACCAGAAATGCTTAGACCACTCGGGTTTCCCTCTGACATCGTTGTGATTGCATGGGGGCTTTCTCTTGAAAGGCCAACGATGATTAGTTATAATATCCCAAATATACGCGATCTATTTAGCTTTAAagcaaaaatattttcataa